A single genomic interval of Desulfovibrio intestinalis harbors:
- a CDS encoding HD domain-containing phosphohydrolase — MALQDSSNKKSRNRTAAFIMLALFAVMSVFIVMGANWYLQNSRERMMREMGQNLYVQTNNKVALLTVWSGSLVEQIEAFGEQDLLRLFAAEVDNSGLSASVLLHEAQKEDSSPAAPEIFPEAEWDGGTQSHRDPISALGPRLPMMVRQLKDFIEKNAFWAAFLVNADLEIYMSPGTPPVLSAEQRVFLEEAFKTGHPVFMPVRRQNGELVMDMAFPIKAPLYVDATGDKVVSVLLTSYNVLPVVKAITRHSGGKEYSAAILQHFNGELQRIDPSVREGFVKLPGWKLQDGRLPLDMRQEPGPGGADEEVNYTLAQPVPRLPWLVEQGVEAVRIDADYGSLRGNVMLGAGLVIALVGIMLAALWWWLVGRRERAIADQLRQLYTVVNQQKQIMDGVNSALSAGIVLNDLNGVIYYANQSFARMADIDVNVLRGRPHTELGPDLARSLVTHTLAVHQSGGLSSFTEALPVEGHQRYFFTSCTPFRDEAGRMTGVVSVYSDVTDLAMAQQKAQQMVNQTVNAFVRAIETVDSYLRGHSALMAQLAVTLAYCLGRTDQVTLSTLRTAANLSQIGMIQLPKELFTKSGLLTPEERALLQNHVEYAKSALAGIDFGLPVMEAISQMYERMDGSGYPEKLSGDAICENARILAVANTFCALVRSRSYRLAHSVEQAMEILDEQPPKYDMRVVEALRQFLLTEQGKAFLALLESDRSGEPDQEG; from the coding sequence ATGGCATTACAGGATTCCTCGAACAAAAAATCACGTAACCGCACTGCGGCATTCATTATGCTGGCGCTCTTTGCGGTCATGTCGGTGTTCATTGTGATGGGCGCGAACTGGTATCTGCAAAATTCCCGCGAGCGCATGATGCGCGAGATGGGGCAGAATCTGTATGTGCAGACCAATAACAAGGTGGCGCTGCTCACGGTGTGGTCTGGATCGCTTGTCGAACAGATTGAAGCGTTTGGAGAGCAGGACTTGCTGCGGCTTTTCGCCGCAGAAGTGGACAACTCCGGTCTGTCTGCCTCAGTTCTTCTGCATGAGGCTCAAAAGGAAGACTCCTCCCCGGCGGCTCCCGAAATCTTTCCAGAGGCAGAATGGGATGGTGGCACGCAGTCACATCGGGACCCCATAAGCGCCCTTGGCCCCCGTTTGCCAATGATGGTGCGCCAATTAAAAGATTTTATTGAGAAAAATGCATTCTGGGCTGCATTTTTGGTCAATGCGGATCTGGAAATTTACATGTCGCCGGGCACGCCGCCCGTACTGAGCGCCGAGCAACGCGTCTTTCTGGAGGAGGCCTTTAAAACAGGGCACCCTGTCTTTATGCCTGTACGCCGCCAAAATGGCGAACTGGTTATGGACATGGCGTTTCCCATCAAGGCTCCTCTTTATGTGGACGCAACAGGCGACAAGGTCGTTTCCGTTTTGCTGACTTCCTACAACGTGCTGCCGGTTGTGAAGGCCATTACGCGGCATAGCGGCGGCAAGGAATACAGCGCGGCCATTTTGCAGCATTTTAACGGAGAGCTTCAGCGGATTGACCCCAGCGTACGCGAGGGATTCGTGAAACTGCCCGGCTGGAAATTGCAGGACGGACGCCTGCCTCTGGACATGCGTCAGGAACCCGGGCCTGGCGGTGCAGATGAAGAGGTTAATTATACTTTGGCTCAACCTGTGCCGCGCTTGCCCTGGCTGGTAGAGCAGGGCGTAGAAGCCGTGCGCATTGATGCAGATTATGGCTCATTGCGCGGAAATGTAATGTTGGGCGCGGGGTTGGTCATTGCCCTGGTAGGCATCATGCTGGCCGCCTTGTGGTGGTGGCTTGTGGGCCGCAGAGAGCGTGCCATAGCTGACCAGTTGCGGCAGCTGTACACTGTGGTCAATCAGCAGAAGCAGATCATGGACGGAGTCAATTCCGCCCTGTCTGCTGGCATAGTGCTCAATGACCTTAATGGCGTTATCTATTACGCCAACCAGAGTTTCGCCAGAATGGCAGACATTGATGTAAACGTTTTGCGCGGCCGCCCCCATACTGAACTTGGGCCGGATCTGGCGCGCAGTCTTGTAACGCATACGCTGGCAGTACACCAGTCGGGCGGCCTTTCCAGCTTTACCGAAGCTTTGCCCGTCGAAGGTCACCAGCGGTATTTCTTCACGTCCTGCACGCCCTTCCGCGACGAAGCAGGGCGCATGACAGGCGTTGTGTCTGTTTACAGCGATGTTACCGACCTTGCCATGGCGCAGCAAAAAGCGCAGCAGATGGTCAATCAGACGGTCAACGCCTTTGTTCGCGCCATTGAAACCGTGGACAGCTACTTGCGTGGACATTCCGCCCTGATGGCTCAACTGGCCGTGACTCTGGCCTATTGCCTGGGCAGAACAGACCAGGTGACTCTGTCCACCTTGCGCACAGCGGCCAATCTTTCGCAGATCGGCATGATACAGTTGCCCAAGGAGCTGTTCACCAAATCGGGCTTGCTCACGCCAGAAGAAAGAGCGCTTTTGCAAAACCATGTGGAATACGCCAAGAGCGCCCTGGCTGGCATTGATTTTGGTTTGCCCGTTATGGAAGCCATTTCGCAAATGTATGAAAGAATGGACGGGTCTGGCTATCCTGAAAAACTTAGCGGCGACGCAATCTGCGAGAATGCCCGAATTCTGGCCGTTGCAAATACTTTTTGCGCGCTGGTGCGTTCGCGTTCCTACAGGTTGGCTCACAGCGTCGAGCAAGCTATGGAGATTCTTGACGAGCAGCCGCCCAAGTATGATATGCGGGTAGTGGAGGCGCTCAGGCAGTTTCTGCTGACGGAGCAGGGTAAAGCCTTCCTCGCCCTGCTGGAGAGCGACCGCTCCGGCGAGCCTGATCAAGAAGGGTAA
- a CDS encoding glycosyltransferase, which produces MNSVFPGRFRSLAQAFGAIRDNTVLFLAESGQKTTIPGVRRLRLAPPASYESDDPAEREIVTRLRRGARAGNALLALRKEGFSPDIICASASMGGSFYVRDIFPKTFYVGQADWFYTQGESHCFFTRGKPRPAADFAPARVANLWEYNALGECDLAVTSSLWQRSQYPDFLAKKLHVVHSGINTRFFSPLEDQEERSGELVSFFGPPHDAARGFQQFKDCLPRLLEQRPNCLVLLSWLENSQGEARALPSGRAEEEATRSVDSLNLPPEQRVRVHVLGPRPLKEYRELLRASTVHVYLAAPHALTTGLLEGMACGALIVGSDTPPVREIIRDGVNGFLCDFWDAEAMSAKVVATLENASTLDHVRSNAQQTILREYDGEVQTRRLMSLILHSMDQEKSDGKPEASKKDVSDEQDGASKV; this is translated from the coding sequence TTGAATTCAGTCTTCCCCGGTCGGTTCCGCTCGCTCGCACAAGCATTTGGGGCCATACGCGACAATACCGTCCTTTTTTTGGCAGAATCGGGCCAAAAAACGACCATACCTGGCGTGCGTCGCCTGCGCCTCGCTCCACCTGCCTCTTATGAAAGCGATGACCCTGCGGAAAGGGAAATTGTTACACGGCTCCGGCGTGGCGCAAGGGCAGGCAATGCCCTGCTTGCCCTGCGCAAGGAAGGCTTTTCGCCCGACATCATCTGCGCTTCGGCCAGTATGGGCGGTAGCTTCTATGTGCGCGACATTTTTCCTAAAACCTTCTATGTGGGACAGGCAGACTGGTTTTATACACAGGGTGAGAGCCACTGTTTTTTCACACGCGGCAAGCCCCGGCCCGCAGCTGATTTTGCTCCTGCCCGAGTGGCCAACCTGTGGGAATACAACGCCCTCGGCGAGTGCGATCTGGCTGTGACATCGTCCCTTTGGCAGCGTTCGCAGTATCCCGATTTCCTGGCCAAAAAGCTCCATGTGGTGCACAGCGGCATCAATACCCGGTTCTTTTCACCCCTGGAAGATCAGGAAGAGCGCAGTGGGGAGCTTGTCAGCTTTTTTGGCCCGCCACACGACGCTGCGCGCGGCTTTCAGCAGTTCAAAGACTGCTTGCCCCGTTTGCTTGAGCAAAGGCCCAATTGCCTCGTGCTTTTGTCCTGGCTGGAGAATTCGCAGGGTGAAGCGCGCGCCCTTCCATCAGGAAGGGCTGAAGAAGAGGCCACGCGCAGCGTGGACAGCCTGAATCTGCCGCCAGAGCAAAGGGTTCGCGTGCATGTGCTTGGTCCCAGGCCGCTGAAGGAATACCGCGAGCTTTTACGGGCCTCTACCGTGCACGTTTATCTTGCGGCCCCGCATGCACTGACGACAGGGCTTCTTGAGGGCATGGCTTGTGGCGCGCTGATCGTTGGTTCTGATACGCCGCCTGTGCGCGAGATCATACGCGACGGGGTCAATGGTTTTTTATGCGATTTTTGGGATGCAGAAGCCATGTCGGCCAAGGTGGTTGCAACGCTGGAAAATGCTTCGACCCTGGATCATGTGCGCTCCAATGCCCAGCAGACCATTCTGCGGGAATACGACGGGGAAGTGCAGACACGGCGGCTCATGAGCCTCATACTGCACAGTATGGATCAAGAGAAATCTGACGGTAAGCCCGAAGCCAGCAAGAAAGATGTTTCTGACGAACAAGACGGAGCAAGCAAAGTATAG
- a CDS encoding EAL domain-containing protein, whose translation MRVGFFEFGDYMYRARSGQYQGLIFEFLQEISRTTGMRYKVVDCGNWTRSLQMLERDQIDLLPCVFFTPERAEKMLFPNLPLANSFMTISVRDDDSRYSFENHAALDGMRVGVVANTKNVPALEAFIREHGLRMILTPYIDMQSMLQALHDKELDGVGVSNLGKHSPFRVVAQFSPEPFYIAVNRSKPEILARLNDGLEKIMLRNPSYGQDLYGKYLSTNIAKLPVFTPEEQAYLREAGTITVAYDPTWAPLTYKHPETHEFYGIIADVFHRIQQMTGLKFQFVPMHQDRALSMVTGGEIDAVAALPGSFLWDKKLQVRTTRPYLRTAIAQISRDKPGQTQRIALQRGYLLSAHIAENNPDKTIRYYATLSDCLDAILSNEADVAYSNIYTANYLVKNSHYAGLVISPVDSYGSDLRVGISRQADPRLFAVLDKSLQFLPVEQIDDLVLKHSVPSRETTLTEFIAQYPLASFSALMLFFSVITMLLGINLAIKSSSNRRIQMLLHRDTLTGLSNLYKFRLDCASLLASAGGKGYAMLFGDISQFKTINDQFGFSTGDQLLCTYADILQRNVGDNELCARISADMYVLLLRDEGWENLAARLRQMDDALDIWRQKQEMPYKISTVYGAYAVSRAEGRDVQLMLDLANYARREAKRNGNMPLLFYDEHMRQEALLHQELNGRLETALKDGELVPWYQAKVDMRTGAIIGSEALARWNHPVHGLLMPGSFIPLFERNGLVMDIDLHIFEQVCKTMQSWRLRNLPLHTVSCNFSRLHFDRPEFPRQLAEIAERYSIPHEMLEVEITESAIMKNPEATWLRLIQLKQYGFKTAIDDFGSGYSSLGLVQMLNADVIKIDRSFVQRDLPGQRAQIVLSSIIRLALELEMAVICEGVETADQAAILMRLGCFKAQGFYYAVPEPEHEFEARLAMLIA comes from the coding sequence GTGCGTGTCGGTTTTTTTGAATTTGGCGACTACATGTATCGAGCCCGTAGCGGGCAGTACCAGGGACTTATTTTTGAGTTCCTGCAGGAAATTTCCAGAACAACAGGAATGCGCTATAAGGTCGTGGATTGCGGCAACTGGACCCGCAGTCTTCAAATGCTTGAACGCGACCAGATAGACCTTTTGCCTTGCGTCTTTTTCACGCCAGAACGTGCCGAAAAGATGCTCTTTCCCAACCTGCCTCTCGCCAACTCATTCATGACGATCAGCGTCAGGGATGACGACTCGCGCTACAGCTTTGAAAACCATGCCGCCCTTGATGGCATGCGTGTGGGCGTGGTGGCCAACACCAAAAATGTGCCCGCCCTAGAAGCGTTCATTCGTGAGCACGGCTTGCGCATGATTCTGACCCCCTACATTGACATGCAGTCCATGCTGCAAGCCCTTCACGATAAAGAATTGGACGGTGTGGGCGTTAGCAATCTAGGCAAACACAGCCCCTTTCGGGTGGTTGCCCAGTTTTCGCCGGAGCCTTTTTATATTGCCGTAAACCGCAGCAAACCTGAAATTCTCGCTCGCCTGAATGATGGCCTTGAGAAAATCATGCTGCGCAATCCATCCTACGGACAAGATCTTTACGGCAAATACCTGTCAACCAATATAGCAAAGCTCCCTGTTTTTACTCCTGAAGAGCAGGCATACCTGCGAGAGGCTGGCACCATCACCGTGGCCTACGATCCCACGTGGGCCCCTCTCACCTATAAACACCCAGAAACGCATGAGTTTTATGGAATAATTGCAGATGTCTTCCATAGAATCCAGCAAATGACAGGCCTCAAGTTTCAATTTGTCCCCATGCATCAGGACAGGGCCCTGAGTATGGTCACGGGCGGCGAAATTGATGCCGTAGCAGCTCTGCCCGGAAGCTTCCTGTGGGACAAGAAACTGCAGGTTCGCACAACAAGGCCCTACCTGCGAACGGCAATTGCCCAGATCAGCCGCGACAAACCCGGCCAGACACAGCGCATAGCCCTGCAACGTGGCTACCTGCTTTCAGCTCATATTGCGGAAAACAACCCTGACAAAACAATACGCTACTACGCCACGCTAAGTGATTGCCTGGACGCCATTCTCAGTAATGAGGCGGATGTTGCCTATTCCAACATCTATACAGCCAACTATCTGGTCAAAAATTCCCATTATGCTGGCTTGGTCATAAGCCCGGTTGACAGTTATGGCAGCGACCTCAGAGTAGGCATTTCACGTCAGGCCGACCCAAGGCTGTTTGCTGTGCTAGACAAAAGTCTGCAATTTTTGCCCGTAGAGCAGATTGACGACCTCGTGCTGAAACACAGCGTACCCAGCCGAGAAACCACTCTTACGGAATTCATTGCCCAATACCCCCTTGCCTCTTTCAGTGCACTGATGCTGTTTTTTTCGGTCATTACCATGCTTCTGGGAATCAACCTTGCCATAAAATCGAGCAGCAACAGGCGCATTCAGATGCTGCTTCACCGCGACACGCTCACAGGCCTTTCCAACCTCTACAAGTTTCGGCTCGACTGCGCCTCGCTTCTCGCAAGCGCCGGCGGCAAGGGCTATGCGATGCTGTTTGGCGACATCAGCCAGTTCAAAACAATCAACGACCAATTCGGTTTTTCCACCGGCGACCAACTGCTGTGCACCTATGCGGATATTTTGCAGCGCAATGTTGGCGACAATGAACTTTGCGCGCGCATTTCTGCAGATATGTATGTGCTGCTTTTACGTGATGAGGGGTGGGAGAACCTGGCGGCGCGTTTGCGCCAGATGGATGATGCACTGGACATCTGGCGCCAGAAGCAGGAAATGCCGTACAAAATCAGCACGGTCTACGGCGCATATGCCGTTAGCCGCGCCGAGGGCCGTGATGTACAGCTTATGCTGGATCTTGCCAACTATGCCCGCCGTGAAGCCAAACGTAACGGAAACATGCCCTTATTGTTTTATGACGAGCACATGCGCCAGGAAGCCCTGCTGCATCAGGAATTGAACGGCAGGCTCGAAACAGCGCTTAAAGACGGTGAGCTGGTGCCCTGGTATCAGGCCAAGGTGGATATGCGCACAGGAGCCATCATTGGCAGCGAAGCGCTGGCACGCTGGAATCATCCTGTTCACGGCTTGCTCATGCCCGGCAGCTTTATCCCCTTGTTTGAGCGAAACGGACTTGTAATGGACATCGACCTGCACATCTTTGAGCAGGTCTGCAAAACCATGCAAAGCTGGCGGCTGCGTAATTTGCCCCTGCACACGGTTTCATGCAATTTTTCCCGCCTGCACTTTGACCGGCCAGAATTCCCCCGGCAATTGGCCGAAATTGCCGAGCGGTACTCTATTCCTCACGAAATGCTTGAAGTGGAAATAACTGAAAGCGCTATCATGAAAAATCCCGAAGCCACATGGCTGCGCCTGATTCAGTTAAAACAGTACGGCTTTAAAACGGCCATTGACGACTTTGGCTCGGGCTATTCTTCACTGGGCCTTGTGCAAATGCTCAACGCCGATGTTATCAAAATCGACCGCAGCTTTGTGCAACGCGATCTTCCCGGGCAAAGAGCGCAAATTGTGCTTAGCAGCATCATCAGGCTTGCCCTTGAACTGGAGATGGCCGTTATTTGCGAAGGGGTGGAAACAGCGGATCAGGCCGCCATTCTTATGCGGCTTGGCTGCTTCAAGGCACAAGGTTTCTACTATGCCGTGCCAGAACCAGAGCACGAATTTGAGGCCCGCCTGGCCATGCTGATAGCCTAG
- a CDS encoding helix-turn-helix domain-containing protein has product MKVYPYLSSAIARVIEALRAERGMTKSSLADFACLERRYLRDIERELKKPTVNAIYSICEALRVQPEDFFRRVSEEIEKRKNSERRVASINKAMSAKAQSDEEKV; this is encoded by the coding sequence ATGAAAGTATATCCATACCTTTCGAGCGCCATAGCCAGGGTGATTGAGGCCTTGCGGGCAGAGCGCGGCATGACCAAGTCGTCGCTAGCTGACTTTGCTTGTCTTGAGAGGCGCTATTTGCGTGACATTGAACGGGAACTGAAAAAGCCGACAGTCAATGCCATCTATTCCATTTGCGAAGCCTTGCGGGTGCAGCCGGAAGATTTTTTCAGGCGGGTATCGGAGGAGATAGAGAAGAGGAAGAACAGTGAGCGGCGTGTCGCTTCCATCAACAAGGCTATGTCAGCCAAGGCTCAGAGCGATGAAGAAAAAGTTTGA
- a CDS encoding pyridoxal-phosphate-dependent aminotransferase family protein, whose translation MSTVLGTLDHVLLMAPGPSPVAPNVLQAMSLPTLGHLDPDCIKVMDALQDQLRAVCKTENAVTFPISGTGSAGMETSFVNLIEPGDAVLVVNNGVFSSRMVEVASRLGAEVDVVESPWGTPVKIEDVKAQLAKKHYKILAVVHAETSTGVNNPVAEIGELVKGSDTLYLVDSVAGLGGVDVQVDNWGIDAFYSGSQKCLSVPPGLAPASFSEAAMDAMSKRKNKVPNWYLDVSLIRKYWEGSPRVYHHTAPINMYYGLHQALDNLLTEGLDAAFARHKAMHQRLVDGLSDMGFSLYVKEGAAPQVNLFVPPAGVDANALRGCLREKHKIEVAGGLGALAGKVLRVGVMGEGARPEAIDKLLTAIRTCISK comes from the coding sequence ATGAGTACAGTTTTGGGAACGCTTGACCATGTTCTGCTGATGGCCCCCGGCCCCAGTCCTGTTGCCCCCAATGTTCTTCAGGCCATGAGCCTGCCCACGCTCGGCCACCTTGATCCAGATTGCATCAAAGTTATGGATGCCCTTCAAGACCAGCTGCGCGCCGTGTGCAAAACCGAAAACGCAGTGACCTTTCCCATCTCGGGTACGGGTTCTGCCGGTATGGAGACAAGCTTTGTCAATCTGATAGAGCCCGGCGACGCCGTGCTTGTGGTCAACAACGGCGTATTCAGCTCCCGCATGGTGGAAGTGGCTTCGCGCCTTGGCGCCGAAGTGGACGTTGTGGAAAGTCCCTGGGGCACTCCGGTAAAGATTGAAGACGTCAAGGCGCAACTGGCGAAGAAACATTACAAGATTTTGGCCGTGGTACACGCCGAAACATCTACAGGTGTGAACAACCCCGTTGCCGAAATAGGCGAACTGGTCAAGGGCAGCGACACGCTTTACCTGGTGGACAGCGTTGCCGGTCTGGGCGGCGTGGATGTGCAGGTGGACAACTGGGGGATTGATGCCTTTTACAGCGGCTCGCAAAAATGCCTTTCAGTTCCTCCCGGTCTTGCGCCCGCCTCATTTTCTGAGGCCGCAATGGACGCCATGAGCAAACGCAAGAACAAGGTGCCCAACTGGTATCTGGATGTATCCCTGATCCGCAAGTACTGGGAAGGCTCGCCGCGCGTATACCACCACACCGCCCCCATCAATATGTACTATGGTCTGCATCAGGCTTTGGACAATCTGCTGACTGAAGGGCTGGACGCTGCATTTGCGCGGCATAAGGCCATGCATCAGCGCCTGGTGGACGGCTTGTCAGATATGGGTTTCAGCCTTTATGTCAAGGAAGGCGCGGCTCCGCAGGTGAACCTTTTTGTGCCCCCGGCTGGCGTGGATGCCAATGCTCTCAGGGGCTGCCTGCGTGAAAAGCACAAGATTGAAGTTGCTGGCGGGCTGGGTGCCCTTGCGGGCAAGGTGCTCCGCGTGGGCGTTATGGGCGAAGGCGCGCGGCCCGAAGCAATTGACAAACTGCTCACGGCCATTCGCACCTGCATCAGCAAATAG
- a CDS encoding amino acid permease, with the protein MKKDTQELHRALKNRHIQLIALGGAIGTGLFLGSAGTIQMAGPAVILSYAIGGFIAFLIMRQLGEMMAQEPVAGSFSNLAYKYWGEFPGLLSGWNYWILYVLVGMSELTAVAVYVQYWFPSIEPWQTTAFFFLLINGINLAQVSIFGEMEFWFASIKVAAIVAMIALGTFLLVSGNAGPEAAVSNLWEYGGFFARGWGGVFTSLAVVSFSFGGLELVGIAAAETSNPQKTIPKAVNQLIYRILIFYIGALTVLLTLYPWNKLGGSVDKSHWAEAMVASPFVQIFDLIGIPSAAHVLNFVVLTAALSVYNSCVYCNSRMLYGLALQGNAPKALAKVSARGVPVYALMISSGATLLCVVLNYFMPAQALGMLMALVVAALVINWAMISLTHMKFRAAKVKAGEKIVFKAFWYPLSNYLCLLFMVVVLVVLTQIGMESSVKAVPVWLLLVWAGYKAKKKYNL; encoded by the coding sequence ATGAAAAAAGACACACAAGAGCTGCATCGTGCCTTGAAAAACAGGCACATCCAACTGATTGCCCTGGGCGGAGCCATTGGCACGGGCCTCTTTCTCGGGTCTGCGGGCACAATTCAAATGGCCGGCCCTGCCGTAATTTTGAGTTATGCTATCGGTGGATTTATCGCGTTTTTGATAATGCGGCAGCTCGGTGAAATGATGGCTCAAGAGCCCGTTGCAGGATCTTTCAGCAACCTTGCCTACAAATACTGGGGTGAATTTCCCGGTCTGCTTTCTGGCTGGAACTACTGGATACTGTATGTTCTGGTGGGCATGTCCGAGCTCACGGCTGTGGCAGTGTATGTGCAGTACTGGTTTCCTAGTATTGAACCGTGGCAAACCACAGCTTTTTTCTTCCTTCTCATCAATGGCATTAACCTGGCGCAGGTGAGCATTTTTGGTGAAATGGAATTTTGGTTCGCCTCCATCAAGGTGGCGGCCATTGTTGCCATGATTGCTCTGGGCACTTTTTTGTTAGTGTCCGGCAATGCCGGGCCAGAGGCGGCCGTCAGCAACTTGTGGGAATATGGCGGCTTTTTTGCCAGAGGGTGGGGCGGTGTCTTCACGTCTTTGGCTGTGGTGAGTTTTTCCTTTGGCGGTCTTGAGCTGGTGGGCATTGCGGCGGCGGAAACGTCCAATCCGCAGAAAACCATTCCCAAGGCTGTTAACCAGCTTATCTACCGCATTCTTATCTTTTACATTGGCGCACTCACCGTATTGCTGACCCTGTACCCCTGGAACAAGCTTGGCGGGTCTGTGGACAAAAGCCATTGGGCAGAGGCTATGGTTGCCAGTCCCTTTGTGCAGATTTTTGATCTTATCGGAATTCCTTCAGCAGCGCATGTGCTTAACTTTGTGGTGCTGACTGCGGCGCTTTCAGTGTACAACAGCTGTGTGTACTGCAACAGCCGCATGCTTTACGGTCTGGCGCTTCAGGGCAACGCGCCCAAGGCTCTGGCCAAGGTGAGCGCCAGGGGGGTGCCGGTTTACGCCCTGATGATTTCCTCGGGCGCAACGCTGTTGTGCGTGGTGTTGAACTATTTTATGCCAGCCCAGGCCCTTGGCATGCTCATGGCTCTGGTGGTGGCGGCGCTTGTTATCAACTGGGCAATGATAAGCCTGACGCATATGAAATTTCGGGCCGCCAAAGTTAAGGCTGGTGAAAAGATCGTTTTCAAGGCGTTCTGGTATCCGCTGTCCAACTATCTCTGCCTGCTTTTTATGGTCGTCGTGCTTGTGGTGCTGACACAGATCGGCATGGAAAGTTCAGTCAAAGCAGTTCCTGTGTGGCTGCTTTTGGTATGGGCTGGATACAAGGCGAAGAAAAAATACAATCTGTAA